A part of Carassius carassius chromosome 32, fCarCar2.1, whole genome shotgun sequence genomic DNA contains:
- the cdk1 gene encoding cyclin-dependent kinase 1: protein MDDYLKIEKIGEGTYGVVYKGRNKTTGQVVAMKKIRLESEEEGVPSTAVREISLLKELQHPNVVRLLDVLMQESKLYLVFEFLSMDLKKYLDSIPSGQFMDPMLVKSYLYQILEGILFCHCRRVLHRDLKPQNLLIDNKGVIKLADFGLARAFGVPVRVYTHEVVTLWYRAPEVLLGASRYSTPVDVWSIGTIFAELATKKPLFHGDSEIDQLFRIFRTLGTPNNDVWPDVESLPDYKNTFPKWKSGNLANTVKNLDKNGIDLLTKMLIYDPPKRISARQAMTHPYFDDLDKSTLPASNLKI from the exons ATGGATGACTATCTGAAGATAGAGAAAATTGGTGAAG GTACATATGGTGTGGTATATAAGGGAAGGAATAAAACCACTGGACAAGTGGTTGCTATGAAAAAGATCCGCCTGGAGAGTGAGGAGGAGGGGGTTCCTAGCACCGCTGTCAGAGAAATCTCCCTCCTCAAGGAGCTCCAGCATCCCAACGTTGTACG CCTGCTGGATGTATTGATGCAGGAGTCAAAGTTATACCTGGTGTTTGAATTTCTGTCCATGGATCTGAAGAAGTACTTGGACTCCATCCCATCAGGCCAGTTCATGGATCCCATGCTTGTCAAG AGTTACCTGTATCAGATCCTTGAGGGGATTCTGTTCTGCCACTGTCGCAGGGTTCTGCATCGTGACCTAAAGCCCCAGAATCTGCTGATTGATAATAAAGGTGTGATTAAGCTGGCAGACTTTGGGCTGGCACGTGCCTTTGGAGTCCCGGTCAGAGTGTACACACATGAG GTGGTCACTCTGTGGTACAGAGCTCCAGAAGTCTTGCTGGGGGCCTCACGTTATTCCACACCAGTAGACGTCTGGAGTATTGGTACCATCTTTGCCGAACTCGCTACAAAGAAACCTCTCTTCCATGGAGACTCAGAAATAGACCAGCTCTTCAGGATCTTCAG GACTCTTGGAACCCCTAACAATGATGTCTGGCCAGATGTTGAGTCGCTGCCAGATTATAAGAATACCTTCCCAAAGTGGAAATCTGGGAATCTGGCCAATACTGTGAAAAACCTGGACAAGAACGGCATTGACCTGCTCACG aAAATGCTGATTTATGACCCTCCTAAGCGGATCTCAGCACGGCAAGCAATGACACATCCATATTTTGACGATTTAGACAAGAGCACTCTTCCAGCCAGTAATCTGAAGATATAG